In a genomic window of Candidatus Hadarchaeales archaeon:
- a CDS encoding CoA-binding protein, with amino-acid sequence MKVGVVSFLDRRNLFAVVGASANPDKYGYRVYRDLKEAGFQVYPVNPKLKELFGERCYSSLRELPRKPDVVVTVVPPEVTERVVRECAELGIKKIWMQPGSESKGALAFCLGKGIEVVHGACLMVERRRLGP; translated from the coding sequence ATGAAGGTGGGGGTCGTTTCCTTCTTGGATCGAAGGAACCTCTTCGCCGTTGTGGGCGCCAGTGCGAATCCCGATAAGTACGGATATCGTGTGTATCGGGATTTGAAGGAGGCAGGTTTCCAAGTTTATCCCGTCAACCCGAAGTTGAAGGAACTTTTTGGGGAGAGATGCTATTCCTCCCTCAGGGAACTGCCCAGGAAGCCCGATGTGGTCGTGACGGTGGTTCCCCCCGAGGTGACGGAGAGGGTGGTGAGGGAATGTGCGGAGCTGGGAATAAAAAAGATTTGGATGCAACCTGGATCGGAGTCGAAGGGGGCTTTGGCCTTCTGCCTCGGGAAGGGAATAGAGGTGGTACACGGAGCCTGTTTGATGGTGGAGAGGAGGAGGTTGGGTCCCTGA
- a CDS encoding Gar1/Naf1 family protein: MGKLLYRTPRGLVARLESPQKLGEPVMVRGKGEVGRIFDLFGPVSRPYALLRPKRGLEEKELDSLLGKELYVEVKK, translated from the coding sequence GTGGGAAAGCTGCTGTACAGGACCCCACGGGGCCTCGTGGCGAGGCTGGAGAGTCCCCAGAAGCTGGGGGAGCCCGTAATGGTGAGGGGGAAGGGAGAGGTGGGTAGGATCTTCGATCTCTTCGGTCCCGTCTCCCGTCCCTATGCCCTACTCCGTCCGAAAAGGGGATTGGAGGAGAAGGAGCTGGACTCCCTTTTGGGCAAAGAACTGTATGTGGAGGTGAAGAAATGA
- a CDS encoding transcription initiation factor IIB has translation MTAEQEEMEEKPKKKTSCPNCGSVKLVRDYEHGELVCAGCGYVIAERIMDLGPEWRAFDQEQRDKRGRVGAPMTFSVDYSEPIILEKEGKVMILPIGEWVDSVLEESEEVRREGEVEMAPVRGYRTVVFDEDYKMKWAPISHVTRHPVSDPLYEVELEGGRKVRVTGAHSLYTVREGRVVPVEVEKLREGDFVAVPRVLPELGSFPRELNLAHEFARVQGKFFVDGIPAEVYEELRGRFDERKVKAWSKESKLPLEVFLELKGFVGNGVRIRAHGCRKGLPLRIPVDERLGALMGYYVSEGCVTSHGVSFTFGPEEEEYAEETIRYLREVLGLEASLYRYPSSLVVSVDSKTLALLLSEILGAGREARRKRVPPVIFSSPRARRAFLRSYVRGDGCVYIHPEEKPHWRPLVHLYTVSCNGELSNDLLYLYLFEGIFASYTEEEVPSHRLSTGQVLPASKLTGTRVTNPDMVHQLGFVDGFRPRARKGTLTDLLPAPLKYRREWGSRRRLRIGRELALRIAEKYGDQELAKLARGQLAFLRVRRISRVRSTNGYAYDVTVPGYLNFVGGRGAVCLRDTIHDKGLSTMIDWRDRDSYGKDLTPKRRAQIYRLRKWQRRIRVSDAIERNLAFALSEIDRMASHLGLPRNVRETAAVIYRRAVEEKLIRGRSIEGVAGAALYAACRECKVPRTLDEIAEVSRVSKKEISRSYRFIARELLIHLHPTSPADYVPRFASELGLSGEVQSKAIEILKEAMEKGLTSGRGPTGVTAAAIYIAAQMLGERRTQREVADVARVTEVTVRNRYKELCEKLGLNCEKLG, from the coding sequence ATGACAGCGGAACAGGAGGAAATGGAAGAGAAGCCCAAGAAGAAAACCTCCTGTCCCAACTGCGGATCGGTCAAGCTGGTGAGGGATTACGAGCACGGCGAGTTGGTGTGCGCGGGCTGTGGCTACGTGATAGCCGAGAGGATCATGGACTTGGGTCCGGAATGGAGGGCCTTCGATCAGGAGCAGAGGGACAAGAGGGGCAGGGTAGGGGCACCCATGACCTTCAGCGTGGATTACTCGGAACCCATCATCCTGGAAAAAGAGGGGAAGGTGATGATCCTCCCCATAGGGGAGTGGGTGGATTCGGTCCTCGAGGAGAGCGAGGAGGTGAGAAGAGAGGGAGAAGTGGAGATGGCGCCCGTACGGGGGTACAGGACCGTGGTTTTCGATGAGGATTACAAGATGAAGTGGGCGCCGATAAGCCACGTCACCAGACATCCTGTGAGTGATCCCCTGTACGAGGTGGAGTTGGAAGGGGGAAGGAAGGTCAGGGTAACGGGAGCCCACAGTCTCTATACGGTGAGGGAGGGGAGGGTGGTTCCGGTGGAGGTGGAGAAGCTGCGGGAGGGGGATTTCGTGGCCGTGCCAAGGGTCCTGCCCGAGCTTGGGTCTTTTCCCCGGGAGCTGAACCTGGCACATGAGTTCGCGAGGGTGCAGGGCAAATTCTTCGTGGACGGGATACCCGCCGAAGTGTACGAAGAGCTGAGGGGGAGGTTCGATGAGAGGAAAGTGAAGGCCTGGAGTAAAGAATCGAAGCTCCCCCTGGAGGTTTTCCTTGAGCTGAAGGGTTTCGTGGGGAATGGGGTGAGGATAAGGGCACATGGGTGTCGGAAGGGACTGCCGCTCAGGATTCCGGTCGACGAGCGCCTGGGTGCCCTGATGGGATACTATGTAAGTGAGGGTTGCGTCACCTCCCACGGGGTTAGCTTCACCTTCGGACCCGAAGAGGAGGAGTATGCCGAGGAAACCATCAGGTACTTACGGGAGGTTCTCGGGCTAGAGGCCAGCCTATACCGTTATCCTTCCTCCCTCGTGGTGAGCGTCGATAGCAAGACCCTCGCCCTGCTGCTGTCCGAAATCTTGGGTGCCGGCAGGGAGGCCAGAAGGAAGAGGGTGCCGCCCGTAATCTTCTCCTCCCCCCGAGCCAGGAGGGCTTTCCTCAGGTCCTACGTAAGGGGTGACGGATGTGTGTATATCCACCCAGAGGAGAAGCCCCACTGGAGACCGCTTGTGCACCTTTACACGGTTTCATGCAATGGAGAGCTGAGCAACGATCTTCTCTATCTTTACCTCTTTGAAGGGATTTTTGCCAGCTACACGGAGGAGGAAGTCCCATCGCACAGGCTTTCCACCGGGCAGGTCCTCCCGGCGAGCAAGCTGACCGGAACGAGGGTCACCAATCCTGACATGGTTCACCAGCTGGGGTTCGTGGACGGATTCAGACCCAGGGCGAGGAAGGGCACGCTGACGGACCTTTTGCCCGCTCCCCTGAAGTACAGGAGGGAATGGGGCTCCAGGAGGAGGCTGAGAATAGGGAGGGAGCTCGCCCTCAGAATAGCGGAGAAGTATGGGGACCAAGAGCTGGCCAAACTAGCCAGGGGTCAGCTGGCATTTTTGAGGGTGAGGCGCATCTCCAGGGTGAGGTCCACCAACGGTTACGCCTATGATGTGACCGTCCCTGGGTACCTGAACTTCGTGGGGGGGAGGGGTGCCGTTTGCCTCCGTGACACCATCCACGACAAAGGCCTCTCCACCATGATAGATTGGAGGGACAGGGACTCCTATGGGAAGGATCTCACACCGAAGAGGAGGGCACAGATCTACAGGTTGCGCAAATGGCAGCGCAGGATAAGGGTTTCCGATGCGATAGAGAGGAACCTGGCCTTCGCCCTTTCCGAGATAGACAGGATGGCCTCCCACCTGGGCCTTCCCAGGAACGTGCGCGAGACCGCGGCCGTGATCTACAGGAGGGCGGTGGAGGAGAAGCTGATAAGGGGGAGGTCCATAGAGGGGGTGGCGGGGGCAGCCCTTTACGCCGCCTGTAGGGAGTGTAAGGTGCCCAGGACGCTGGACGAGATAGCGGAAGTTTCGAGGGTGAGCAAGAAGGAAATAAGCAGGAGCTACAGGTTCATAGCGAGGGAACTCCTCATCCACCTCCACCCGACTTCCCCGGCGGATTACGTGCCCAGGTTCGCCAGCGAGTTGGGATTGAGCGGGGAAGTCCAGTCCAAGGCCATAGAGATCCTCAAGGAGGCCATGGAGAAGGGTCTGACTTCCGGTAGGGGACCAACGGGAGTTACGGCGGCAGCCATCTACATCGCCGCCCAGATGCTGGGCGAGAGGAGGACCCAGAGGGAAGTGGCCGATGTGGCGAGGGTTACTGAGGTCACGGTGAGGAACAGGTACAAGGAGCTCTGCGAGAAACTGGGTTTGAACTGCGAGAAACTGGGCTGA
- a CDS encoding ATP/GTP-binding protein — translation MRRTKFVYVLGPAGSGKSTLLSSLVDLLGQQQKVLALNLDPGADWLPYTPEVDVRTKITLADVMEEYRLGPNGALLASVNLTLNYLPEFEEVISAWGADYVLVDTPGQLELFAFRDTGMRVVKALGGRSAILFLIDSFFVRSPTDFVSMLMLATSVQTRFGLPQLNVLTKIDLLKPEELEKVERWMEDPDYLSSEVEAEARGLRGEVAKSLLSALSAVGMPTTLQMVSSLQNEGMMELQASIERLFGAETELDLGEEGYRGQE, via the coding sequence ATGAGGAGGACGAAATTCGTCTACGTTCTGGGTCCGGCTGGGAGCGGAAAATCCACCCTCCTCTCCTCCCTGGTCGATCTGCTGGGTCAGCAACAAAAGGTCCTCGCCCTCAACCTCGATCCAGGAGCTGACTGGTTGCCCTACACACCCGAGGTGGACGTTAGGACCAAGATCACCTTGGCGGACGTGATGGAGGAATACAGACTGGGACCCAACGGTGCCCTCCTGGCCTCGGTCAACCTCACCCTCAACTACCTACCGGAGTTCGAGGAGGTGATTTCGGCCTGGGGGGCCGATTATGTGCTGGTGGACACGCCCGGACAGCTGGAACTCTTTGCCTTCAGGGACACGGGGATGAGGGTGGTGAAGGCGCTGGGTGGAAGGTCGGCCATCCTCTTCCTCATAGATTCCTTCTTCGTCCGCAGCCCCACGGATTTCGTCTCCATGCTCATGCTCGCCACCTCCGTCCAAACCAGATTCGGATTGCCCCAACTCAACGTCCTTACCAAGATCGACCTGTTAAAGCCGGAGGAACTGGAAAAGGTGGAGAGATGGATGGAGGATCCGGATTACCTTTCCTCGGAGGTGGAGGCGGAGGCAAGGGGATTGAGGGGGGAAGTGGCCAAAAGCCTGCTCTCCGCCCTCTCCGCCGTGGGGATGCCCACCACCCTCCAGATGGTCTCCTCCCTCCAGAACGAGGGGATGATGGAACTCCAAGCTTCGATAGAAAGGCTCTTCGGTGCCGAAACCGAACTGGACCTCGGGGAGGAGGGATATCGGGGGCAGGAATGA